The following proteins come from a genomic window of Ailuropoda melanoleuca isolate Jingjing chromosome 2, ASM200744v2, whole genome shotgun sequence:
- the SPATA3 gene encoding spermatogenesis-associated protein 3, whose protein sequence is MRKGKKKKPESRRHGSTSQRASSESTPQHASSESTPQQPSPRSTPQPSPGSTPQPSPSSTVQQPSPESTPQQPSPGSTLQPSCESTPRQSTPQALPAPESNPSTRGLAPQDTNTKASSRSRKTGAVTRAGPRAFCSCSTCPGSSACWCRLGLCHSRIFDVLLPRAWPTMPGRGSPSLLTFYRKPTRKHSTHRNSRAPSSRDCCCGSGGPRSCLLHH, encoded by the exons ATGAGGAAGGGCAAAAAGAAGAAGCCGGAGTCCAGACGCCATGGCTCCACCTCACAGCGTGCCAGCTCCGAGTCCACGCCACAGCACGCCAGCTCCGAGTCTACACCACAGCAGCCCAGCCCCAGATCtaccccccagcccagccccggatccaccccccagcccagccccagctctaCCGTGCAGCAGCCCAGCCCCGAATCCACcccccagcagcccagccccGGCTCAACCCTGCAACCCAGCTGTGAATCCACTCCCCGACAGTCTACACCCCAGGCTCTCCCAGCTCCCGAATCCAACCCCTCCACCAGGGGCCTGGCGCCTCAGGACACTAACACCAAAGCATCCTCTCGATCCAGGAAAACAG GGGCTGTGACTCGTGCGGGCCCACGGGCCTTCTGTTCCTGTTCCACTTGCCCCGGCAGCTCGGCTTGCTGGTGTCGCCTGGGCCTGTGTCACAGCCGCATCTTTGATGTCCTCCTTCCTCGGGCCTGGCCCACCATGCCAGGGAGAGGATCCCCAAGCCTCCTCACTTTCTACAG AAAACCTACAAGGAAACACTCCACTCATCGTAATTCGCGTGCTCCAAGCTCTCGGGACTGCTGCTGTGGCTCTGGGGGCCCTAGGAGCTGCCTATTACACCATTGA